The genomic window CCCTCGTGGCGCATCGACCCGGACAGTGAGATGAAGTCGTGGACCGCGCCCATCAGCGGGTTGCCGATGGCGACCCACGCCAGCGCCGGGACCCACCCCCAGATCGCACCCGCGGTGATGGGACCGACGATCGGCGCACCTCCCGCGATGCTGGAGAAGTGGTGACCGAGCAACACCGGCTTCTTCGCCGGGACGTACTCCTGTCCGTCTTCGTACTTGTGTGCCGGCGTCTCACGCGAGTCGTCGAGGTCGACGAACCGCGAGAGGTAGCTCGAATACCCGATGTAGCCGGCGGTAAACGTTACGAGGACTGCCGCGACGATCCAGATGACCTGTGTCATTGGTAAACACGCTCATCAATAGCCATTATATTCAACTAGTTAATTATTTCCCTCGCGGCGAATCGAACTGCGGGTTTTCGGCGGGAAAACGCAAGCTGTCCAACTAGTTTTGGCATGCTTGCGGGTCAATCTGATCAGAACTAAACAAACGAGGGGGCGTCCGCGCGCACTTCCACGTCGAGTTCCGCGGCCACCTCCGCCAGCAGGTCCCCTTTCACTTCCCGCGTTCTGGTCTCTATCTCCGCGACCAGCGGCGGGTCGAACCGGTCGCGGACCGCGTCGAGCCGCTCCCGCTCGGTCTCGACGCGGTCGCGGAGGTAGCGCGCCCCGCGGCCGTCCTCGTCGGCGTCCGGACTCGGCGTGAGCTTGTTCGCGACGAGGCCGCGAACGCCCAGGTCCTCTCCCTGCATGTCCTCGATGGCGCGGCCGGTTTCGTTCACCGAGAGCTGGTCGGGGTTCAGCACGATGAAAAACGCCGCGTCGTTCCGGAGCGCACCGCCGGCGAACTCGAAGAACTCCTTGCGGTCCTGCAGATGCGCCAGCACCGGGTCGCCGTCCATCACGCGACGGGGCTCCCGGTTGCCGATCGCAGCCTTCTCGAAGCGGTCGATGCTCTGTTTGCGCTTGTGCATCAGCCGCTCGATCCACGACTCCAGGAACTCCGGGAGTGCGAACAGCCGCAGCGTCGACCCCGTCGGTGCGGTGTCGAAGACGACCCTGTCGTAGGGGTCTCTCTCCCGCATCACGTCCACGAACCGGTCGAACAGGGCGGCCTCGTACGCGCCGGGCGTCTGGTGGGCCATCTCCAGCTGTCGGTCGATCTCGTTGACCATCGGGGTCGACACCTGGTCGGAGAGCCGACCGCGGATCTCCCCGAGGTGTTCGCTCACTTCGGCCTCCGGGTCGATCTCCAGGGCCGAGAGCCGGTCGATACCGTCGACCGGTTCCGGTTCGTCACCGAACGACTGGTCGAACACGTCCGAGACGGAATGGGCCGGGTCCGTCGACACGACCAGCGTCTCCACGCCCTCGTCGGCGCATTTTCGGGCGTACGCACAGGAGACGGTCGTCTTGCCGACGCCGCCCTTCCCTCCGAAGAACACGAACGGCTCCATCTACACGGCACCTCCGTCCCGCGGGGTCGGGCGGCCCCGAACGCCCGAACGACCCCGGAATCGCGGCCGATGACTGGTCGCAGTCATCAGAAGTGATACCCCTCCGCTTTCCCGGCGAGCGGCGTCTCGCGGTCCCAGAGGCGGCGTTCCCAGGCTTCGAACTCGTCTTCGAGAAACGGCAGTAGCTCGGCCGTGTAGTACGACACCGGCGACGGGATGCCGAACGCATCCGGGAAGCAGGCCAGCATGAACGCGTCCTCCAGGTCCTCGGCCTCGTCCTCGATCTTCTCGTAGGCGGGGTGGCTGATCATGCCGTGGTACAGGCCGCGGAGCCACTCGTCGATGACCTCCCGGTAGGCGCTGATTCGGCTGGCGAGCGTCATCGTGTCCCACGAATGCGTTCGCCGACAAAAAGCTGCGGGTGGGTGGTCGGGGTTGGCCGGGACCCGGACGTTCAAGTTACCCGGTACCAACCCACGGGCATGGGCGATCGGATCCCGGTCACGGTGCTCTCGGGGAACCTCGGTGCTGGGAAGACGACGCTGGTGAACCACCTCCTCGAACGCTCCGGGGACCGCGAACTCGCCGTGCTGGTCAACGACATGGGCGACGTGAACGTCGACGCCGACCTCGTCGCGGCGGGCTCGGACCTCGACGTCGACGACGGCGTGGCGGAGCTGTCGAACGGCTGTATCTGCTGTGAGCTACAGGACGACCTCGAATCGGCCGTCACCCGGCTCGCCCGCGAGCGCGATTTCGACCACCTCGTCGTCGAGTCCTCCGGGATCTCCGAGCCGGCTCCGGTCGCACGCCTGTTCACGACGGAGTCCCGCGCGGCGGCCCGGTACCGCGTCAACGGTCTCGTGACGGTCGTTGACGCCCGGCTGTTCGTGGACGCGTTCGGCGGCGACGAGGTGCCCGAGCGCCGCGCGGCCGGCGAGGACGAGCGCCCCCTCTCGGACCTGCTCGTCGAACAGGTCGAGGTGTCGAACGTCGTCCTGCTGAACAAGGCCGACCTCTGTACCGAGGCCGAACTGGAGACCGCCGAGGGCCTCGTGGCGGCGCTCCAGCCCGACGCCGAGACGGCACGGACGGAGTTCTCCGCCGTCGACCCGGCGTGGCTGCTCGACGTGGAGCGGTTCGACCCCGACGCCGTGAGCGACCTGCCCGGCTGGAAGCGCGCGCTCGACGACGACGGTCACGGCGGGGACGGCGACCACCGCCACCCCGACGAGGTGTACGGCGTCTCGTCGTTCACCTACCGCCGCCGTCGGCCGTTCCACCCCGAGCGAGTCGCCGACCTCCTGCGCTCGCTTCCGGAGAGCGTCGTGCGCTCGAAGGGCACGCTCTGGGTCGCTGACAACGACCAGCGACAGACGCTCGGCCAGGCCGGGTCGTCGGTGCGAGTCACTGCCGAGGGACCGTGGGTCGCGTCGCTCCCGGCGGTCGAACAGGACCTCTACCGGTCGAACCGGCCAGACCTGGACTGGGACGACGAGCACGGCGACCGGCGGACCGAACTCGTCGTCATCGGCGTCGACATGGACGAGGCGAACGTCCGGGACAGGCTCGACGACGCGCTCGTCACGGACGCGGAGTGGTCCGAGTCGGCGTCGCTTCCGGCCGGCCCGTTCCCGGGGAGCACCGGCGAGGACGCCGTGCTCCGTGAGCCGTAGGCGTCGTTCCCGCCGGCCGCGCGGTCAGCAGGCGCAGCCGTCCGCGTGGTTCCGCTCGAAGCGCATCGCGTCGCCGCAGTCCGGACACAGCGGGGTGTCGTCCCCGTCCCGGTCCAGCCCCTCGTCGTCGACGGCGACGTCGCGGACGCGCACAGCACAGTCGTCACACCAGTACGCGCCCTTCGAGTCGGTCCCGTTGCCCGCCTCCCCGTCGTCCGTCTCCCCCGCGGACAGCGCCGACGAAACGGTACTGAGCAGTCCCATGTCACGTGCTACCAACCGAACGATATTAACTCTGTGGCTGCGTTCCGGCAAGAGATAAGTACCAGTCGCCCGGCATGTGACCCATGAGCGACGACCCGGAGGAGGGGTTCGGCGAGGGCGTCGACCGGTCGGCGGGCGACCCCCGAGTCCTGTTTGCGATGAACGCCGTCCTGTCGACGGGCTTTGCGCTGTTTATCACGTGGGGGCTGGCGTTCGTCGACGTGTGGGAGTTCACCGCCGTGAACGTGGCGACGCTCGCGATCCTCCTGTTTGCCGTGACGTACCTCGTCACGTCGTAGCGACGCCACGCCGGGTCGTCCCCTTGCAGCAGGGCGGTCCGAATCCCGACAGAGATCCGTCAGCTACTTTCGGCCCGTGGACCCCGTCTCACTGTATGTCGAGCGACGGTTCGAACCTCAACGACAACGTCCGGAAGATCATCGGTGGGTCGTCGGCGGTGATGAACCTCGCCGCTTTCACCGTGATCGGTTACATCGCCCTGGAAAACGTCGCCTACGGAGCCCTCGCCGGCGTGTTCGCGGGAATCGGCACGGGCCTGTTCCTCCCATGGTTCCTCCAGTACTCGGCCGCACAGAACCAGTCAGCGGACGACCTGCCCACCGAAACCGGCGGTGGGGACGGCGACACCTCCCGACTGGGTCTGGTCGGACTCGGCCTCGAACTCGGCGGGATCACCATGCTCGCTATCGGGTTCGCCCTCGCCGAACCGGACTTCGTATCGGGCACCGTCGCGGCCGTCGCAGTCGCGCTTACGGTCCCGGTCGTGGCGTCCGAACTGATGGGTGGGTGAACAGCAGGCTTCGCAAGGTGAGCCGGCAGTTCGTGGTACCGGGTCCGACAGGATACGCCGGTTCACAGGCCCTCCTGACTGTCGAAACCAGCGCGTCTGTCGTTCTGCTTTCGTGATGTATATTGGGGGTTTCGAACATTACTAAAGAACGTCCCGCGAGAGCCCGGTTCGAGCGACCCAACCGCGAATGCGTTCGTAGAGCAGGTCTACTACGAACAGGCCGGCGTCTACCACGCGTATCGGCGACCCATCCGGCGAACATCGCCGACGACATGCAATGATTGCTCAACGACTGGTACGCCGGGCTAGACCAGCGAACACAGGAGTTCGAGACGGACCCGACGAGCAGGGGAACACGACGCCGACTGTGGAGCGTTCGCCACGAACCGCTGCGCTCCGGGTCGGCCGCCGTGCTTCGACCGCTGGGCACGAACACGCCGTCCCGGACGGATCAATATTGTAGTAAAACAGAAATACATTCTCCACGTCCTTCGGCTGCCGTGTTGCCGGCTCTCCTCGTCTGGTCGCTGCTGACGCCTCCCTTCGTCGACTTCGGATCGGGCGGCTGCCCGTCGACCGACGGGTGTGGTCTGTCAGAAGATCCCATACTATTAATCCCCGCTCGGCGAACAGCCGGGTACGGAACTCACACATGACGACAGATGTCATTCTCGACTGCGATCCGGGACACGACGACGCGATAGCGGCGCTGCTCGCGCTGACTGCCCCCGACCTCTCCGTCCGCGCGGTCACGACGGTGGCGGGCAATCAGACGCTGGCGAAGACCACGGAGAACGCGCGGCAGGTGCTCACGCTCGCCGACCGGACCGACGTGCCCGTTGCCAGCGGGATGGACGAGCCGATGGTCCGCGACCTGATGGTCGCGGAGGACGTGCACGGCGAGTCGGGCCTCGACGGTCCCGACCTCCCCGACCCGGCCGTCGACACGCTCGACGAGCACGCGGTCGACTGCATCGCCCGCACGGCGCGGGAGGCCGGCGGCGTGACGCTCGTGCCGACGGGACCGCTCACCAACGTCGGCATGCTGCTCAAGCGGTATCCCGACATCGACCGATACGTCGACGAGATCGTGTTGATGGGGGGTGCGGTCGGGATGGGGAACTACACGCCGGCCGCGGAGTTCAACATCCTCGTCGACCCGGAGGCGGCCGACATCGTCTTCCGGTCGGACGTGCCGGTCACGATGGTCGGTCTTGACGTGACCCGCGCGGCCCGGGTCCGCACTGACGAGTTCGAGCGGTTCCGGGACCTCGGGACGGACGTCGGCGTGACCGTCGCGGAGTGGCTCGACTACTTCCTCCGCTTCCACGAGGACCGCTTCGGCTGGGACGGGGTCCCGCTTCACGACGCCTGCGCGGTGGCCGAACTGATCGACGACGACATCGTCGAGACCGAGGCGATGCACGTCGCCGTCGAAACCGCCGGCGACCACACCGCCGGTCGGACCGTCTGCGACCAGTGGGACGTGCTCGACACGGAGCCGAACGCGAGCGTCGGCGTCGACATCGACCGCGAAGCGTTCGTCGACCTTGTCGTCGACGCGGTCGCGAAGTACTGACCGGCCGTCGGGTCCGCCGTTCCGTCCCGGCTGGAGGCTCCGGAAAGGATGGCCTTATTGGGTGCCGAACCGTGGTGACAGTAACCGAATGCTTCAGCTCTCCGACGCCCTGCTAGGGACGATACTCGCGACCACGGCCTCCCTGATGTTCGCCTTCCAGTACCTGTTCGTCCGCCTCGGGACCCGGGAGGGGTCGGTGTCCGAGGTGATCTGGGTGTCGCTGTTGAGCAACGTCGTCATCCTCGTCCCGCCCGCGCTGGTCCTCTACGACGTTTCGATGTCCACGGAGGCCCTGCTCGCCTTCGCCGGCGCGGGGCTGTCGGGGTCGCTGTTCGCGCGGATCTGTATGTTCACCAGCATCGAGCGACTCGGGGCGAGCCGGACTTCGCCGATCGTGGCGTCGAACGCGCTGTTCGCGACGCTGCTGGCGGTGGTCGTGCTGGACGAGTCGCTGACCGCCGTGCATTTCCTCGGCGTGGTGCTGATAGTCGCCGGCGTCGCGGTGATCTCCTACGAGACCGCCGAGAGCCAGCGCGTCGAGGTGTCGCGGCGCGAACTGGCGCTGCTGTTTTTCGTGCCGATCCTCGGCGCGGTGTTTCTCGGCATCGAACCGATCTTCATCTCCCTCGCGCTGGGGGCGGGCGGGTCGATCATCCCCGGCACGGCGGTCGTCGTCACGACCGCGTTCATCGGATTCACGGTGTACACCCGCGCGACGACGGGGTTGCCCTCGCCCTCGATCGTCCGACAGCCCTACATGAAGTGGTACATCGCGGCGGGGGTCGCGACCACCTTCGGTCTCCTTGCGGCCTTCACGGCGCTCCAGACGGCCCCCGTCGTCATCGCCGTCCCGCTCATCCAGACCTCGCCGCTGCTGGTCATCGGGCTCTCGGCGCTGTTCCTCTCGTCGCGGCTGGAGCGCGTCACGCCCGCGGTGCTCGTCTCCACCGTGATCATCATCCTCGGCGCGACCATCGTCTCCCTCTCCGGCTAAGCGGAGTACGCCTCCAGCGTCCCGCACAGCAGGTCGACGAACCCGCCCCTGTCGACGCCCAGGGCGACGTGGGCGTTCGGCTCCGCGTCGCGGACGCCGTACCGGTCACAGACGGTCCGCCCGAGGGTGTGGTCCCCGGAGGTCTCGACGGCGACGTGCAGGTGCTCCGTCTCGACGAGGCCCGGGTCGATGACCGCCCCGACCGCCAGCGCGTCGTGGACCGGGACGCTCTCCCGGCCGTACTGCTCCTCGTGCCACCCGATGAAGTAGTCGAGCCACGCGGCAACGGTGGGACCGACCGGGTCGCCGAACCCGCGGATGCGCTCGATGTCGGCGCGGCCGAGCCGCGACTCCCGGGTCACGTCCAGGCCGACCATCGTGACCGGCACGTCCGCGTCGAACACGACCGCGGCGGCCTCCGGGTCGACGAGGATGTTGTACTCCGCGGCCGGCGTGTAGTTCCCCGTCCCGGCCGCGCCCCCCATCAACACGATCCCGTCGATGCCGTCCTCGACCGCGGGGTACTGGCGGAGCGCCGTGGCGACGTTAGTGAGGGGGCCCGTCGGTACGAGCGTCACCGACCCCTCCCTCGCGGCGTCGCGGATGACGTCGACGGCGTGGTCATCGACCGCGTCGCGGTCGGGCTCCGGCAGGTCCGGGCCGTCGAGCGCCGACTCGCCGTGCACCTCCGGGGTGGCGATCACGTCGTCCGAGCGGACCAGCGGCTCGGCCATCCCGGCGGCCACCGGCACGTCCGCCCGGTCGGCCAGCGCCAGCACGCGCCGGGCGTTCCGCGTCGTCTTCGGGAGCGTCCCGTTGCCCGCCACAGTCGTGACTGCGTCCACCTCGACCGCCTCGTGGCCCAGCGCCAGCAGCAGCGCGATCGCGTCGTCGTGGCCCGGGTCCACGTCCAGGACGACGTTCGTTGCCATACGCCACCGAGACGCGCGAGCCACATTGCTCTGTGGGTCGGCGACGGCCGAACCCCTTTGTACCCCCTCCGAGAACCCGATCGGCATGCGCAACGTCGTCGTCACCGGCGGGCTCGGCACTGCGGGAACGTGGGTCGTCGACCACCTGAACCGGGCCGGCTGGAACGTCACCTGTATCGACCTCGGGACCCCGGCGGGCGCGGGGCCGGGCGGCACCGTCGTCGACGGCGTCGAGTTCCGGAAGGGGGACCTGACCGACCACGGGCAGGCGTGGGAGCTGGTCGCCGAGAGCGACCCCGACGCGGTCGTCCACATGGCCGCCGTCCCGATGGCGGGGATCGTGTCGGAGAGCCGGACCTTCGAGACGAACGTGACGAGCACGTACAACGTGCTGACTGCGGCGGGCCGGGTGGGTGCGGACGTGGTCTGGACCTCCAGCGACGCCGTCTACGGGTCGGTGTTCGCGGACCCGCCGTGGCTCCCCGACTACCTCCCGGTCGACGAGGGCCACCCGTGCCGGCCGACGGACCCGTACGGCACGTCGAAGCAGGTCGGCGAGAACGTCGCCGCGATGACGGCGCGAAAGCACGGCGTCGACGTGGCGTCGCTCCGCCCGCCGCTCATCGAGGTCCCCGGCGAGTACCGGAGCGCCGAGCGACGGGCCGCGTTCGACCCCGAGACGGCCGAGCGGGACGGCGAGTACTGGTCCTACGTCGACGTCCGTGACGTCGCCCGCGCCGTCGAGGCCGCGCTCACGACCGACCTCGGGGGGCACGAGGCGTTCCTCGTCGCGGCCGCGGACAACTGCCTCGACCGCCCGACTGCGTCGGCTATCGAATCGGTTTACGGCGACCTCCCGGACGACTGCGAAATCGAGGGCGACGAGTCCGCGTTCTCGTCGGCGAAGGCGCGGTCGGTCCTCGGCTGGGAGCCAAGACATGGGTGGCGCTCCGCCGAGGACGAGTCGGTTGCGCCGCCCTCGTTCGACTGAACCAACCGCACAGCGAAAAGGGGGTGGAATCCGGCGCTACTCGTCGCCGCTCTCGTAGTTCTCGCCGGCGCGTTCGGGGATCCGCGTGTAGCCGAACAGCACCAGCACGACGATGACGGCCGCGTAGGGGATCGCCCCGAACAGTTCCGGGGCGATGTCGAGCCCGATCTGCTGCATGCGGACCTGGTACGCGTCGAGCCCGGCGAACAGCGCCGCCGCGCCGAACGTTGCGAGCGGGTTGTAGTTGCCCATCAGGTACGCGACGATGCCGATGAACCCGTCGCCGCTGACGATGGTCTGCCCCTGGCCGATGAACTGGCCGACCGTCGAGAGGGTCAGCGCCGACCCGCCGATCCCGGAGAGCGCGCCGGAGATCATGATGCTGATGTACCGGACGCGGTTCACGTTGACGCCGGCGGTGTCCAGCGCCTCCGGGTGTTCGCCGCTCGCGCGGACCCACATCCCGAAGGAGGTGAACTTCAGTACGTACCACGCGACGGGCACGATGACCAGCATCAGGTACGTGGTCGGGTAGTTGGTGAACAGGATCCGGCCGAGCACCGGGATCTCCGAGAGGACCGGGATCGGCACCTCGCTGAACGTCGCCACGGTCGGGCTGTTGATCTGCCCCCAGTACACGCGGCTGAAGAACGGTGCCAGGCCGAGGAACACGAACCAGACGGCCAGCCCCGCGATGATCTGGTCGGCCTTGTAGCGGATGCAGATGACGCCGAACAGGAGCGCCCCGAGCGTGCTGACGACGACTGCTGCCAGCATTCCGAGCCACACCGCACTACCGGCACCGACGGCGTCCACGCTGATGCCAGTGACCAGCACGCTCGTGAACGCGCCGGCGATCAGCAGCCCCTCGATGCCGATGTTGATTACGCCGCTTTTTTCCGCATAGAGGCCACCGACGCCGGCGAGGGTGATCGGCACGGACAGCGTCAGCGCCGTGTTGAAGAAGCCGACGCCGAGGATCCCGATCAGTTCGCTCCGGTACGGCGTGGCCAGCAGCCCGCCGACGAGGAGCACCGCGATGGCTAGCAGACCGATACGCCGCCGGGTCAGTCGTTCGCTCTCAATCATCGTTAGCCTCCGTTCCCGCAGGGGCCGTAGACGAGGAGTCGCCCAGCCCCAGGTTGCGTCCGATCATGCGCATGAACTCGGGCATCGCCACGAACAGGATGATGATGCCGCGCAGCACGCCGGCCAGCTGGCGCGGCACACCGAGCGTCAGGTCCAGTGCGATCGCGCCGCTCTTGATGACGCCGAACAGCGCGGCCGCCGGGATGACGCCAAGCGGGTTGTTCGCCGCCAGCACGGAGACGGTGATACCGTCGAACCCGACCTGCGGAACGCTGGGCTGCCAGTAGCCCAGCACCATGAACACGAACACGCCGCCGGCGAGGCCGCCGAGCAGCCCCGACAGGGTGAACGTGCGGACGATGACGCGCTTCGCGTCGACGCCGCTGTACTCCGCGGCGGCGGGCTGTTCCCCGCTCAGACGGATGTTGTACCCGAGCGTCGAGTTCTTCAACATGTAGTGTGCGCCGACGGCTATCAACAGCGTCGGGATGAAGATGAGCACGGAGAACGACGACGCCTCGGGGAAGAGGATGGCCGGCGGAACGGCGTGGTCGGGGATCAGCGCCGTCTGGACGGCGGCTCCCTCACGCAGGAACGACCGGACCGCCGTGAACGCCACCGCGCCCGCGATGAAGTTCAGCATGATCGTCGTGATGACCTCGTTGGCGTCGTAGTACGCCAGGAGAACGCCGGGGAGCGCGCCGTACAGCGCGCCGGCCAGCCCCGCGACCAGCATGCCGAAGGCGAACAGCACGAGACCGCCGATGGCGTTCGCCGGCACCAGACTCGCGGTGTACTGCACCGCGGCCGCACCCGCGAGGCCGCCGAAGATGAACTGCCCCTGCGTCCCGATGTTGAAGATGCCAGCCTGGAACGTCACTGCGACCGCGACGCCCGCAAGGATCAGCAGCGTCGTCTCGCGGAGCGTCAGGCCGAGACTGTACGGCGAGCCGATCGCGCCGTTCAGCATCACGCGGTACACCTCGATGGGGTTGTAGCAGAACTGCGTGCCGCCGAGCGTGAGGAACGGCGACTCGCAGGTCGCCACCGCGCCGGAGAGGAGCAACAGCACCGCGCCGACGGCCAGCGCCAGCGCGAGCGAGGCGAAGCTGATGAGGATCCGTTCTCTGGTCGACGCGTCGACCATCCGGCCCAGGATCCGCTCCAGCCTGTCGGGCAGGTTCGGTCCCGACCCGCTCATTCGTTCTCACCGTCGATTCCAGCCGTCTGCGAGGCGTTCGGATCGGCTTCGGGGGCCTCGTCGTCCGCCAGTTCCTGTCCGGCCATGAGCAGTCCGAGCTCGCGCTCGGTCACGGTTTCGGGGTCGACCGTGTCGATGATCTCGCCCTCGTACATCACCGCGATCCGGTCGGAGAGCTGCTGGAGCTCGTCGAGCTTCGAGGAGATGAGCAGCACGCCCCGGTCCTGCCGCCTGACGGAGAGCAGCTGCTCGTGGATGAACTCGATGCTCCCGACGTCGAGCCCCCGCGTGGGGTTGCTGGCGATGACGAGCTTCGGGTCGCGCTCGAGTTCGCGCCCGACGAGCAGTTTCTGCTGGTTCCCGCCGGAGAGGGACTTCACGGCGGTCCCGATGCCGGAGGTCCGGACGTCGTACTCCTCGACGATGTCCTCGGCGAGGTCGTCGTCCCGCATCCGGCGGCCGAGCGGGAACGTGTGCTGCTCGCCCAGAATGACGTTCTCGCCGTGGTCGAACTCCATCACGAGTCCCTGTTCCTGCCGGTCCGGCGGGATGTAGGAGAGCCCCTCGTCGTTCAGCTGGGTGCGGTCCCAGTCGGTTGCGTCCTCGCCGTCGAACGTGACCGACCCGCCGTCTATCTCGGTCAGCCCGGCGAGCGCGTCGGACAGCTCCGTCTGGCCGTTGCCGTCGACGCCGGCGATGCCGAGCGTCTCCCCCTCGCGGACCGTCAGCGAAACGTCCTCGACGGGCGTCGTGTCGTCGTGCTCGATCCGGAGGTCTGTCACGTCGAGGAGCTTCTCCCCTTTCGGATGGGGCTCGAGGTCCAGTTCGAGCAGCACCTCGTCGCCGACCATCAGCTCCGCGAGCTTGTTGTTGGTCGCCTCCTCGACCGGGAGGGTCGTGACCTTCTTCCCGTCCCGGAGCACGGAGATGTCGTCCGCGACGGTCATCGCCTCGCCGAGCTTGTGCGTGATGAAGATGATCGTCTTCCCCTGTTCGATCAGTTCGTCGAACACGTCGAACAGGGACTCGATCTCGTCGGGCGTGAGCACGGCGGTCGGCTCGTCGAGGATGAGGATGTCCGCACCGCGGTACAGCGCCTTGAGGATCTCCACGCGCTGTCTCACCCCGACGCTCACGTCCTCGACGACGGCCTCCGGGTCGATGTCGAACCCGTACCGTTCGCTGAGCTCCGCCACTTCCTGTCTGGCGGTCTCCATGTCGACGCCGACGCCGAGGGAGTCCTTCGGTTCCGACCCGAGGACGATGTTCTCGGTGACCGTCATCGGGCCGACCAGCTTGAAGTGCTGGTGGATCATCCCGATGCCTTCGTCGATGGCGTCCTGCGGGGAGTCAAAGCTCTTCTCCTCGCCGTTGATCCGGATCGTCCCGCCGTCGGGCTGGTAGAGCCCGTACAGGACGTTCATCAGCGTGGATTTCCCCGCGCCGTTCTCCCCCAGGATGACGTGGATATCGCCCCCGTCGACGCTGAGACTGACGTCGTCGTTCGCGACGACTCCCGGGAAGGTCTTTCGTATGTTCGTAAGTTCAACTGATTGGCTCATGTGTCCACGATTTGCTGCCGTATTTGATAAACGATGGTTAAATACCCTCCGTTTCCGGAGACCTCACCCACGGGGGGTCGAAGGTGTTCCCTACCCGTCAACCGTCTCCGGCGGCGATATCTCGCCGTCGATGATCTGCTGCCGAGCGCTGCTGACCATCTCGCGGGCCTCGTCGCTGACGGCGCTGCCGATGGAGTCGCCGTACACGAGCTCGTGGGCGTCGTCCTCCAGTCCCAGCGTGACGTTCGACGTCCCGTCGAACTCGCCTTCAGTCACGTTCTCGATGGTGGTGAACACTGCGGAGTCCATCCGCTTGAGCATGCTCGCGACGATGACGTCCGCGTAGTCGCTCGCGGTGATGGACTGGTCGGTGTCGACGCCGATGGCCGGGCGACCGGCCTCCTGTGCGGCCTCGAACATCCCGATGCCGGTGCCACCCGCGGCGTGGTACACGACGTCGGCATCCTCGTTGTACATCGACTGTGCGATCGACTGGCCCTGGTCGGGCGCGTTGAACGCACCCGCGTACGCGGACCGGAACTCGATGCTCTCGTCGACGCCCTTGACGCCGGCGCGGTAGCCGGCCTCGAACCGCTCGATGACGGGGTTCCGTGCGCCGCCCACGAAGCCGACGACGCCCTCGCCGGGCGCGGATGCCGTCTCCGATTCGAAGCCGTTCGTGGCGATGTGGCCCGCCAGCGTACCGGCGAGGTACGAGCCCTCGTGCTCCGAGAAGGAGATGTTCGACACGTTGTCGCGGTCCTGAACGGCGGCGTCGATCAGCGTCCAGTTCTGGTCGGGGAAGTCGGCAGAGACGTTCTCGATCGGGGTGACCTGGTCGAAC from Halostella salina includes these protein-coding regions:
- a CDS encoding BMP family lipoprotein; translation: MYPVAGLGDQGFSDNAQEGLLRAEEELGIEYSEGEPSSNSEYQDFHNQFAASQNPNYDLIIGLTFDQVTPIENVSADFPDQNWTLIDAAVQDRDNVSNISFSEHEGSYLAGTLAGHIATNGFESETASAPGEGVVGFVGGARNPVIERFEAGYRAGVKGVDESIEFRSAYAGAFNAPDQGQSIAQSMYNEDADVVYHAAGGTGIGMFEAAQEAGRPAIGVDTDQSITASDYADVIVASMLKRMDSAVFTTIENVTEGEFDGTSNVTLGLEDDAHELVYGDSIGSAVSDEAREMVSSARQQIIDGEISPPETVDG
- a CDS encoding ABC transporter permease — translated: MSGSGPNLPDRLERILGRMVDASTRERILISFASLALALAVGAVLLLLSGAVATCESPFLTLGGTQFCYNPIEVYRVMLNGAIGSPYSLGLTLRETTLLILAGVAVAVTFQAGIFNIGTQGQFIFGGLAGAAAVQYTASLVPANAIGGLVLFAFGMLVAGLAGALYGALPGVLLAYYDANEVITTIMLNFIAGAVAFTAVRSFLREGAAVQTALIPDHAVPPAILFPEASSFSVLIFIPTLLIAVGAHYMLKNSTLGYNIRLSGEQPAAAEYSGVDAKRVIVRTFTLSGLLGGLAGGVFVFMVLGYWQPSVPQVGFDGITVSVLAANNPLGVIPAAALFGVIKSGAIALDLTLGVPRQLAGVLRGIIILFVAMPEFMRMIGRNLGLGDSSSTAPAGTEANDD
- a CDS encoding ABC transporter ATP-binding protein, translating into MSQSVELTNIRKTFPGVVANDDVSLSVDGGDIHVILGENGAGKSTLMNVLYGLYQPDGGTIRINGEEKSFDSPQDAIDEGIGMIHQHFKLVGPMTVTENIVLGSEPKDSLGVGVDMETARQEVAELSERYGFDIDPEAVVEDVSVGVRQRVEILKALYRGADILILDEPTAVLTPDEIESLFDVFDELIEQGKTIIFITHKLGEAMTVADDISVLRDGKKVTTLPVEEATNNKLAELMVGDEVLLELDLEPHPKGEKLLDVTDLRIEHDDTTPVEDVSLTVREGETLGIAGVDGNGQTELSDALAGLTEIDGGSVTFDGEDATDWDRTQLNDEGLSYIPPDRQEQGLVMEFDHGENVILGEQHTFPLGRRMRDDDLAEDIVEEYDVRTSGIGTAVKSLSGGNQQKLLVGRELERDPKLVIASNPTRGLDVGSIEFIHEQLLSVRRQDRGVLLISSKLDELQQLSDRIAVMYEGEIIDTVDPETVTERELGLLMAGQELADDEAPEADPNASQTAGIDGENE